A single Arachnia propionica DNA region contains:
- the ftsW gene encoding putative lipid II flippase FtsW, with protein MAKAPSAGRSSGNVVRALTRSPMADHHLIVFATVILTAIGEMMVLSSSSVLALVQGESPYYYMIRQLIFLVVGLLLMIPVSRMKPETLRKLAAPAWAAAVLGLILVQTPLGYETNGNRNWIRIGGLLTIQPSEFAKLVLVLWAAALFHNKRRRLKEPAQLLLPFIPGALALLGLILAGRDLGTGLIFGAMIFSLLFFVGTSLRILVPSLLAAIGVVLVLVMGSENRMARFMAFFDPQANPDLASQPLSALYALASGGWWGLGLGAGKQKWGGLKDGAHTDFVFAVLGEELGLFGVLLVIGLFALLMRSGFQVALKSDKLFNRIAASGVTAWFLLQAIVNIMVVMNLLPVLGVPLPFISSGGSALMANLLAVAVLLSCARDTPDARAYLENRRRGAGPRMTSVLAAGGNS; from the coding sequence ATGGCCAAAGCGCCCTCCGCCGGACGTTCGTCCGGCAACGTGGTGCGGGCGCTGACCCGGTCCCCGATGGCGGATCACCACCTCATCGTCTTCGCGACGGTCATCCTCACGGCCATCGGCGAGATGATGGTGCTGTCTTCGTCGTCGGTGCTCGCTCTCGTCCAGGGGGAGTCCCCCTACTACTACATGATCCGCCAGTTGATCTTCTTGGTCGTCGGGTTGCTCCTGATGATCCCCGTCAGCCGCATGAAACCCGAGACGCTGCGGAAACTCGCGGCCCCCGCGTGGGCGGCTGCCGTGCTCGGGTTGATCCTGGTCCAGACTCCCTTGGGGTACGAGACCAACGGAAACCGCAACTGGATCCGGATCGGGGGATTGCTGACCATCCAGCCCTCCGAGTTCGCGAAACTGGTCCTGGTGCTGTGGGCGGCCGCCCTGTTCCACAACAAACGCCGCAGGCTGAAGGAACCCGCCCAGTTGCTGCTGCCCTTCATTCCGGGGGCGTTGGCGCTGCTGGGGTTGATCCTGGCCGGGCGGGACCTTGGAACCGGGTTGATCTTCGGTGCCATGATCTTCTCCTTGTTGTTCTTCGTCGGCACCTCGCTGCGGATCCTGGTGCCGTCGCTGCTGGCTGCGATCGGTGTCGTGCTGGTGCTGGTGATGGGTTCGGAGAACCGGATGGCGCGTTTCATGGCCTTCTTCGATCCGCAGGCCAACCCCGACCTGGCCTCCCAGCCCCTCTCGGCGCTGTACGCGCTGGCCAGCGGCGGCTGGTGGGGGCTCGGGCTCGGGGCGGGCAAACAGAAATGGGGAGGTTTGAAGGACGGCGCCCACACGGACTTCGTGTTCGCGGTGCTGGGGGAGGAGCTCGGGTTGTTCGGGGTGCTGCTCGTGATCGGGTTGTTCGCCCTCCTGATGCGCAGCGGATTCCAGGTGGCCCTCAAATCCGACAAGCTGTTCAACCGCATCGCCGCTTCCGGAGTGACTGCGTGGTTCCTGCTCCAGGCGATCGTCAACATAATGGTGGTCATGAACCTGCTGCCCGTGCTCGGTGTCCCCCTGCCCTTCATCTCCTCAGGGGGTTCCGCCCTGATGGCCAACCTGCTGGCCGTGGCCGTATTGCTGTCCTGTGCCCGTGACACCCCCGATGCCCGCGCCTACCTCGAGAACCGGCGCCGGGGGGCGGGGCCGCGCATGACCAGCGTGCTCGCGGCGGGAGGGAACTCGTGA
- a CDS encoding cell division protein FtsQ/DivIB, with protein MTTTPGEFKKALQTKRRRQHRTRWIVLGSGFLVLLLAGIATWLVWFSSVFAATEVRVNGLSLLTEQQVTDAAAVELGGPLAAQDVDAIRGRVAALAPVAEVRVERHFPHTIEITVTERTLAYVWMDGNAARWVDANGVVFHEGGETAQGIVKANIAAPDQRLLKDVATVVSAVAPVLGDRITLLQASAVDRIEIQLSDGDTVVWGSAEQSQVKAQVLSVLLSQDASVYDVSAPHAPTTR; from the coding sequence TTGACGACCACACCGGGCGAGTTCAAGAAGGCGTTGCAGACCAAGCGCCGTAGGCAGCACCGGACCCGCTGGATCGTCCTGGGTTCTGGGTTTCTCGTGTTGCTGCTGGCCGGGATCGCCACTTGGCTGGTCTGGTTCTCCTCGGTGTTCGCCGCCACCGAGGTCAGGGTCAACGGTTTGTCGCTGCTCACCGAGCAGCAGGTCACCGACGCCGCCGCCGTCGAGCTCGGCGGTCCGCTCGCCGCTCAGGACGTGGACGCGATCCGCGGCCGGGTGGCGGCGCTGGCGCCGGTGGCCGAGGTGCGCGTGGAGAGGCATTTCCCGCACACCATCGAGATCACGGTCACCGAACGCACCCTCGCCTACGTGTGGATGGACGGAAACGCGGCCCGCTGGGTGGATGCGAACGGTGTGGTGTTCCACGAGGGGGGAGAAACGGCGCAGGGGATCGTGAAGGCGAACATCGCGGCCCCCGATCAGCGCCTCTTGAAGGATGTGGCCACGGTGGTCTCCGCCGTGGCCCCGGTGCTGGGGGATCGGATCACACTGCTCCAGGCCTCGGCCGTGGATCGAATCGAGATCCAGTTGTCCGACGGGGACACCGTCGTGTGGGGCAGCGCGGAACAATCCCAGGTGAAGGCCCAGGTGCTTTCGGTGTTGCTGAGTCAGGACGCCAGCGTCTACGACGTCTCGGCCCCGCACGCCCCGACGACACGCTGA
- the murC gene encoding UDP-N-acetylmuramate--L-alanine ligase, with the protein MSLLTPIEVQPAVEVGPVHFIAIGGSGMNGIARLYAKLGIPTSGSDRSDSATLDSLREAGITCYVGHDASQLGDAKTVVISSAIREDNPELAEARRRGLRVWHRSAALAALMLGKSGVSIAGTHGKTTTTAMTAVMLQQAGAEPSYVIGGKLAATKVSSDIGTGDAFVIEADESDGSFLQYPTRIAIITSIEPDHLVNWGTPEAYTEGYHTFATLPTVEWAIVNADDLGARALADRLRAEGRRVISYGFAEDADVRVSDANPVREGITGTLRYGDETGVLRLKVPGNHNLSNASAAYAAGRILGLGHEEALVALGQFTGTLRRLQLITDTAGIRVYDDYAHHPTEIRAALTAARHATEVGNEDTGLDGRLIACFQPHLYSRTADLHDELGEVLTLADIAVINDVCGDREDPIPGVTGQLVVDAARRHGVREVVYVVDKYDLPAALNEISRPGDLIITLGCGDVTIVGPLLAPLLAQRPEAQNR; encoded by the coding sequence GTGAGCTTGCTCACCCCCATCGAGGTCCAACCCGCCGTCGAGGTCGGCCCCGTTCATTTCATAGCCATCGGCGGTTCCGGGATGAACGGTATCGCCCGGCTCTATGCGAAGCTCGGCATCCCCACCAGCGGTTCCGACCGGTCGGATTCCGCCACGCTGGACTCCCTGCGGGAAGCGGGGATCACCTGCTACGTCGGTCACGATGCATCCCAGCTCGGTGACGCCAAGACCGTGGTGATCTCGTCCGCGATCCGTGAGGACAACCCGGAGCTCGCGGAGGCCCGCCGCCGCGGCCTGCGGGTCTGGCACCGCTCGGCGGCCCTGGCCGCCCTCATGCTGGGCAAGAGCGGGGTCTCGATAGCCGGCACTCACGGCAAGACCACCACCACGGCCATGACGGCCGTCATGCTGCAGCAGGCAGGGGCCGAGCCCAGTTACGTCATAGGCGGCAAGCTCGCGGCCACCAAGGTCAGCTCCGACATCGGAACGGGGGACGCCTTCGTCATCGAGGCGGACGAGTCGGACGGTTCCTTCCTCCAGTACCCGACCCGGATCGCGATCATCACCAGCATCGAGCCCGACCACCTGGTCAACTGGGGCACCCCGGAGGCCTACACCGAGGGCTACCACACCTTCGCGACCCTCCCCACCGTCGAATGGGCGATCGTGAACGCGGATGATCTCGGTGCCCGCGCGCTGGCCGACAGACTCCGCGCCGAGGGCCGGCGGGTGATCAGCTACGGATTCGCAGAGGACGCCGACGTGCGGGTTTCGGATGCCAACCCGGTCAGGGAAGGAATCACCGGAACCCTCCGATACGGGGACGAGACGGGTGTGCTCCGGCTCAAGGTTCCGGGCAACCACAACCTGTCCAACGCCTCGGCCGCCTACGCGGCGGGCCGCATCCTCGGTCTCGGGCACGAGGAGGCGCTGGTGGCGCTCGGACAGTTCACGGGAACGCTGCGCCGGCTCCAGCTCATCACCGACACCGCCGGGATCCGGGTCTACGACGACTACGCCCACCACCCGACGGAGATCCGGGCGGCCCTGACCGCCGCGAGGCACGCCACCGAGGTGGGAAACGAGGACACGGGACTGGACGGGCGCCTGATCGCCTGCTTCCAACCGCACCTGTACTCCCGGACCGCGGACCTCCACGATGAACTCGGCGAGGTGCTGACCCTCGCCGACATCGCGGTCATAAACGACGTCTGCGGTGATCGTGAGGACCCGATCCCCGGGGTCACGGGGCAGCTCGTGGTGGACGCCGCCCGGCGGCACGGGGTGCGTGAGGTGGTCTACGTGGTGGACAAGTACGACCTCCCGGCGGCCTTGAACGAGATCTCCCGCCCCGGGGACCTCATCATCACCCTCGGCTGTGGCGACGTCACGATCGTGGGCCCGCTGCTCGCGCCGCTGCTGGCCCAGCGCCCGGAGGCGCAGAACCGTTGA
- the murG gene encoding undecaprenyldiphospho-muramoylpentapeptide beta-N-acetylglucosaminyltransferase translates to MTRIVLAGGGTAGHTSPLIATAQALAELDPDVEITCIGTSKGLETRVIPQAGLKLELIRPVPMPRKPNLDLVKLPWNLRQSVRQARTILSRAKAQALIGFGGYVAIPAYLAARAMKVPVLVHEANLVVGIANKVAARFAAFTGYTFPDTQIRGGKRIGMPMNRSITRPGITRAEARKRFGLDPERPTLLVSGGSQGARAINQALSAAVPAILDAGIQVLHVLGAKNFTDADVVIESGSGARYVPVAYVDAMVEAYVAADLMIGRAGAGTVMETAVLGLPVIFIPLPWGNGEQARNAAGLVADGAGILLPEAELSADKLSDLVIPTITDAEKLARMAGLARPHSPADAADVLARAAVNVVQGEEAS, encoded by the coding sequence GTGACCCGCATCGTGCTGGCCGGTGGCGGCACCGCCGGCCACACCTCCCCCCTGATCGCGACGGCCCAGGCCCTGGCCGAGCTGGATCCGGATGTTGAGATCACCTGCATCGGGACGAGCAAGGGACTCGAGACCAGGGTGATACCGCAGGCCGGGCTCAAACTGGAACTGATCCGGCCCGTCCCCATGCCGCGGAAACCGAACCTCGACCTCGTCAAACTGCCCTGGAACCTGAGGCAGTCCGTGCGCCAGGCGCGAACCATCCTGAGCCGGGCGAAGGCCCAGGCCCTGATCGGTTTCGGCGGTTACGTCGCCATCCCCGCCTACCTGGCGGCCCGCGCCATGAAGGTCCCCGTTCTCGTGCACGAGGCTAACCTCGTGGTCGGTATCGCGAACAAGGTGGCCGCCAGGTTCGCGGCCTTCACCGGCTACACCTTCCCCGACACCCAGATCCGGGGAGGAAAACGGATCGGGATGCCGATGAACCGCAGCATCACCCGGCCCGGGATCACACGGGCCGAAGCCAGGAAGCGTTTCGGACTGGACCCCGAACGCCCCACGCTGCTCGTCAGCGGCGGCTCCCAGGGAGCGCGGGCCATCAACCAGGCACTCTCCGCCGCGGTTCCCGCCATCCTGGACGCGGGAATCCAGGTGCTGCACGTGCTGGGTGCCAAGAACTTCACGGACGCGGACGTCGTGATCGAGTCCGGGAGCGGGGCCCGCTACGTCCCGGTGGCCTACGTCGACGCCATGGTCGAGGCCTACGTGGCCGCGGACCTGATGATCGGGCGGGCCGGAGCGGGCACCGTCATGGAGACGGCGGTTCTGGGGCTGCCCGTGATCTTCATTCCCCTGCCGTGGGGCAACGGCGAGCAGGCCCGGAACGCCGCGGGACTGGTTGCGGACGGAGCGGGCATCCTGCTTCCCGAGGCGGAACTCAGCGCCGATAAACTGTCGGACCTGGTGATCCCCACCATCACGGACGCGGAGAAGCTGGCTCGCATGGCCGGGCTGGCCCGTCCCCACTCGCCCGCGGACGCCGCCGATGTCCTGGCGAGGGCCGCCGTCAATGTTGTTCAAGGAGAAGAGGCATCGTGA
- the murD gene encoding UDP-N-acetylmuramoyl-L-alanine--D-glutamate ligase, whose product MGGWSVREFLLTANRLSDWSRVHAVVAGLGVSGYSAADGLLSLGARVTVLDESDTHADKAAILEALDATVRLGKGATAELPGDTDLVVTSPGWRPDTPLLTRALERGIPVWGDIELAWRMQQPDRAIPWLGVTGTNGKTTTTQMAESMLRAAGMRAAAVGNIGRPIVEAILDDEPYDALVVELSSFQLHWVHTVALHSAAVLNLHEDHLEFYNGPGGYERYVADKARIFERVTNACVYNVAEPETERLVEEAEVTEGARAIGFTTGIPAISMIGVVDGLIVDRAFVAQRHSSALELAKVADVRPYAPHNVANACAAAALVRSLGVPARSVAQGLRDLRLAGHRIAEVAEINGVRWIDDSKATNPHAADSAMRAFPSFVWVAGGQTKGTSFDELITTHRDRIRAAILIGVDRQVIADALSRHAPDVPVIILDSSDHGVMDEVVSHAARLAREGDAVLLSPGSASLDMFTGYDDRGERFADAVRSLQAPSS is encoded by the coding sequence ATGGGTGGTTGGTCAGTGAGGGAGTTCCTGTTGACGGCGAACCGGCTGAGTGACTGGAGCCGGGTGCACGCCGTCGTTGCGGGCCTCGGCGTCTCGGGTTACTCGGCGGCCGACGGGCTGCTCTCGCTCGGGGCAAGGGTCACGGTCCTGGACGAGTCGGACACCCACGCCGACAAGGCCGCCATCCTGGAGGCCCTCGACGCCACGGTGCGGCTCGGAAAAGGAGCAACCGCCGAACTGCCCGGGGACACGGACCTGGTGGTCACATCCCCGGGGTGGCGTCCCGACACCCCGCTGCTCACCCGGGCGCTGGAGCGCGGCATCCCGGTGTGGGGGGACATCGAACTCGCCTGGCGGATGCAGCAGCCCGACCGCGCCATCCCGTGGCTCGGGGTCACCGGCACCAACGGGAAGACCACCACCACCCAGATGGCCGAGTCCATGCTCCGGGCCGCCGGGATGCGTGCGGCGGCGGTCGGGAACATCGGCCGCCCCATCGTGGAGGCCATCCTCGACGACGAACCCTACGACGCGCTGGTGGTCGAGCTGTCCAGCTTCCAGCTGCACTGGGTGCACACCGTCGCCCTCCACTCCGCGGCGGTGCTGAACCTGCACGAGGACCACCTCGAGTTCTACAACGGACCCGGCGGGTACGAACGCTACGTGGCCGACAAGGCAAGGATCTTCGAACGGGTCACGAACGCCTGTGTTTACAACGTGGCCGAACCGGAGACCGAACGTCTCGTGGAGGAGGCCGAGGTCACGGAAGGGGCCCGCGCCATCGGTTTCACCACCGGTATTCCCGCGATCTCCATGATCGGTGTGGTGGACGGCCTGATCGTCGACCGCGCCTTCGTCGCCCAGCGGCACAGTTCCGCGCTGGAACTCGCGAAGGTCGCGGACGTGCGGCCCTACGCCCCGCACAACGTCGCCAACGCCTGCGCGGCGGCGGCGCTGGTGCGCAGCCTCGGGGTGCCGGCGAGATCCGTGGCCCAGGGGCTCCGCGACCTGCGGCTTGCAGGGCATCGCATCGCGGAGGTGGCCGAGATCAACGGCGTGCGCTGGATCGATGACTCGAAGGCAACGAACCCGCATGCGGCGGACTCGGCCATGCGGGCCTTCCCGTCATTCGTGTGGGTGGCGGGCGGCCAGACCAAGGGAACCAGCTTCGACGAGCTGATCACCACCCATCGCGACCGTATCCGGGCGGCGATCCTCATCGGTGTCGACCGGCAGGTCATAGCGGATGCATTGTCCCGACACGCGCCTGATGTTCCCGTGATCATCCTGGACAGCAGCGACCATGGTGTGATGGACGAGGTGGTCTCCCACGCGGCGCGTCTTGCCCGTGAGGGTGACGCGGTGCTCCTGAGCCCCGGAAGCGCCTCGCTCGACATGTTCACGGGCTACGATGACCGCGGTGAGCGTTTCGCCGACGCGGTCCGGAGCCTTCAGGCACCGAGCAGTTAG